The proteins below come from a single Terriglobales bacterium genomic window:
- a CDS encoding PspC domain-containing protein: protein MYCNYCGKVIQDDANLCAYCGKRVGVVVARKRLVRPRVGRKIAGVCQGFAEYFDLDVSLIRVLWVVVALFGGGGVLAYVIGWIVMPEEPEIVPAPQGTPAEARNH, encoded by the coding sequence GTCATCCAGGACGACGCCAACCTCTGCGCCTATTGCGGCAAGCGCGTGGGCGTGGTGGTGGCCCGCAAGCGGCTGGTTCGCCCGCGCGTCGGACGCAAGATCGCCGGCGTCTGCCAGGGCTTCGCGGAATACTTTGACCTCGACGTCAGCCTGATCCGCGTCCTCTGGGTTGTGGTGGCGCTGTTCGGTGGTGGCGGCGTGCTGGCCTACGTCATCGGTTGGATCGTGATGCCCGAGGAGCCGGAGATTGTCCCTGCTCCCCAGGGCACGCCCGCCGAGGCCCGCAACCACTGA